A single region of the Marinobacter salinus genome encodes:
- a CDS encoding sodium:solute symporter, which translates to MLYTTMAVLAAALLAFTWLGLRARLADGGLDDYVTARNTQGARALGLSFLASGMGGWILFAPPEVGAMVGPMALAGYAVGAALPFLVFAFCGPAIRRLLPEGRSIGEFAQICYGRGVRHYVSLISVLYMLCFLTAELTAIGAITSMLSDINGSLVVLGVAITTLVYTAWGGLRASIVTDQWQAFLLIGLLAIVGFVGMQQLPDMTTARLPDVPTASALSVALTLVIAVTAANLFHQGYWQRLWSARDPETLSRGAVFGGIITVLVVAVVGGLGIMAALSGADLGSPPIPFFAMLSNAPAWLTIPTLILAITLVASSVDTLQNALASLVVTEKRDLSINSARWITVALMIPVVLVALQGISVLRLFLIADLLCATAVIPVLLGLWRKMTTTAAILGGLAGLTGAILPGWISGGSLIAGLEAASFPGSIPTLMPFVGALVGSGLVSVIIASSRPRRHAGS; encoded by the coding sequence ATGTTATACACCACCATGGCAGTCCTAGCTGCAGCATTGCTTGCATTCACCTGGCTCGGTTTGCGGGCGCGTCTCGCGGATGGCGGTCTGGATGACTACGTCACAGCCCGAAACACTCAGGGCGCCAGGGCACTGGGCCTGTCTTTTCTTGCTTCGGGCATGGGCGGGTGGATCCTGTTTGCCCCCCCGGAGGTTGGTGCCATGGTTGGCCCAATGGCCTTGGCGGGCTATGCAGTAGGAGCCGCACTACCCTTCCTCGTGTTCGCCTTCTGCGGCCCGGCAATCCGTCGCTTGCTGCCTGAGGGCCGGAGCATTGGTGAGTTCGCCCAGATTTGTTACGGCCGGGGTGTCCGCCACTATGTTTCCCTGATATCCGTCCTCTACATGCTATGCTTTCTCACTGCTGAACTGACGGCAATCGGCGCCATTACCTCAATGCTTTCCGATATCAATGGCAGCCTCGTTGTTCTCGGTGTTGCTATCACTACCCTTGTATACACAGCTTGGGGCGGCTTGCGTGCCAGTATCGTGACAGACCAGTGGCAAGCGTTTCTTCTCATCGGACTGCTGGCAATCGTCGGGTTTGTGGGAATGCAGCAGCTTCCCGACATGACTACCGCCCGGCTTCCAGATGTCCCGACCGCGAGCGCCCTCAGCGTGGCCTTGACACTGGTCATTGCGGTTACCGCTGCCAACCTGTTCCATCAAGGCTACTGGCAGCGACTCTGGTCTGCTCGGGATCCGGAAACCCTCAGCCGTGGCGCAGTGTTTGGCGGAATCATTACCGTCCTGGTTGTTGCCGTGGTCGGTGGTCTCGGCATAATGGCGGCCCTCAGCGGAGCCGATCTCGGCAGCCCGCCCATTCCCTTTTTTGCGATGCTGAGTAACGCACCGGCATGGCTGACCATACCGACTCTTATCCTCGCCATTACACTGGTGGCCTCTTCGGTAGACACGCTGCAGAATGCGCTGGCCTCACTGGTGGTCACTGAAAAAAGGGATCTATCTATAAACTCTGCCCGCTGGATAACAGTCGCCCTTATGATTCCGGTGGTTCTGGTGGCACTACAGGGGATTTCGGTACTCAGGCTTTTCCTTATAGCCGACCTTCTGTGTGCAACTGCCGTCATCCCCGTGCTGCTGGGGCTGTGGCGCAAGATGACGACAACAGCCGCCATTCTGGGCGGGCTAGCGGGGCTCACGGGCGCGATACTGCCAGGCTGGATTAGCGGGGGCAGCCTGATTGCCGGACTGGAAGCCGCCAGTTTTCCAGGTAGCATTCCGACATTGATGCCCTTTGTCGGGGCGCTGGTGGGGTCCGGGCTGGTCAGTGTTATTATCGCCAGTTCCCGCCCGCGCCGTCACGCGGGATCCTGA
- a CDS encoding diguanylate cyclase domain-containing protein — protein MSTVTDAPMRRLLPISRIMHSGMLLQCAPETSVAEAAARMAEHSVSSILVTENGEVVGIWTEHDALAVDFSNTDEFQRSVRSVMSSPVLSLPCSMDIGEAAIRFRDTGKRHFLVVDEHNAPVGLLSQTDLALNQGLEPYLRLREVRSAIPGPPLVADGNLPLSDIAALMHRHNADALVVRCGQDGLGILTERDMVRFIARSTANTLARDLATRPLMTVNECEPLIRARDLLLDHRIRHLAVVNTSGEVTGVIGYHDMLAGAEQMYLNDLREALEQRDEALAQSRRTLQLAERVIESSFEGIMVTDHNVTIEFVNPAFTYLTGYTSEEVIGKTPEILSSGRHDSDFYQRMWQSLVNHGYWRGEIWNRRKTGELYLELLTITAIKDDENNTTHYAGLFTDITQNKKNEEQIRQLAYYDALTGIPNRRLLEDRLEHAIRHAHRKTLLLAVMFMDLDHFKQVNDTLGHATGDELLLQFTARVQECLREDDTLARLGGDEFIILLPEMESPDDVLRIADRLIAISREPYRIGGESIQIGSSIGISLYPEDGATADTLLQAADAAMYRAKRDGRNLFRLFNQETKTSA, from the coding sequence ATGAGCACAGTGACAGATGCCCCCATGAGGAGGCTTCTCCCCATATCACGGATCATGCACAGCGGCATGTTGCTTCAGTGCGCACCGGAAACCTCTGTTGCCGAAGCGGCCGCCAGAATGGCAGAACACTCCGTCAGCTCAATTCTCGTTACCGAAAACGGTGAGGTGGTGGGCATATGGACCGAGCACGATGCACTCGCTGTGGACTTCTCCAACACCGATGAGTTCCAGCGCTCTGTCCGATCTGTCATGAGTTCGCCAGTACTCAGTCTGCCCTGCAGTATGGATATTGGCGAGGCCGCGATAAGGTTCCGGGACACCGGCAAACGTCACTTCCTTGTGGTCGATGAACACAACGCCCCGGTCGGACTTCTCTCCCAGACCGACCTGGCGCTCAATCAGGGACTTGAACCCTACCTCCGTCTCCGGGAAGTGCGCTCGGCCATACCAGGGCCTCCACTGGTGGCTGACGGAAATTTGCCCCTCTCCGACATCGCCGCGCTCATGCACCGGCATAACGCCGATGCTCTGGTCGTCCGCTGCGGGCAGGATGGCCTTGGAATTCTGACCGAACGCGACATGGTCAGATTTATTGCACGAAGCACCGCCAACACTCTCGCGCGGGACCTGGCCACCCGTCCCTTGATGACCGTTAATGAATGTGAACCTCTTATTCGCGCTCGGGACCTTCTGCTTGACCACCGGATTCGTCACCTCGCAGTGGTTAATACAAGCGGTGAAGTGACCGGTGTGATCGGCTATCACGACATGCTGGCCGGCGCCGAACAAATGTATCTCAACGATCTCCGGGAGGCTCTGGAACAGCGGGACGAAGCATTAGCGCAGTCGCGACGAACCCTCCAGTTGGCCGAGCGCGTTATTGAATCTTCGTTTGAAGGCATCATGGTGACTGACCACAACGTGACCATCGAATTCGTAAACCCCGCGTTTACCTACCTGACCGGTTACACGTCCGAGGAGGTTATTGGCAAAACGCCCGAGATCCTGTCTTCGGGCCGCCACGACAGCGATTTTTATCAGCGCATGTGGCAATCTCTGGTCAACCATGGATACTGGCGGGGCGAGATCTGGAATCGCCGGAAAACCGGTGAACTCTACCTGGAACTCTTGACGATCACCGCCATCAAGGACGACGAAAACAACACCACTCATTACGCCGGTCTCTTTACCGACATCACCCAGAACAAGAAAAACGAAGAGCAAATCCGGCAGCTCGCCTATTATGATGCTCTGACCGGGATCCCCAACCGCCGGCTTCTAGAGGACCGTCTCGAGCATGCGATCCGCCATGCCCATCGGAAAACGTTGTTGCTGGCAGTGATGTTCATGGATCTCGATCACTTCAAACAGGTGAATGATACCCTGGGCCACGCTACCGGCGACGAACTCCTGCTTCAGTTCACGGCCAGGGTCCAGGAATGTCTTCGTGAGGACGATACCCTTGCCAGGCTCGGAGGCGACGAATTCATCATTCTTTTGCCTGAAATGGAGAGCCCGGATGACGTCCTCCGGATTGCCGATCGCCTCATTGCGATTAGCCGGGAGCCTTACCGGATTGGTGGTGAAAGTATTCAGATAGGATCGAGCATCGGGATCAGCCTGTACCCCGAAGACGGAGCCACCGCCGATACCCTGCTGCAGGCAGCCGACGCTGCCATGTACCGCGCCAAACGGGATGGCCGCAATCTTTTCCGCCTTTTCAATCAGGAGACCAAGACCAGCGCCTGA
- a CDS encoding PHA/PHB synthase family protein yields the protein MRRSQEQLEKWLGDTGLMEDTKLATLTEMSDAYRAMAEDLLLHPLRFAGAELDLTRKHLALSYYTLARVVGKDREPVVEAERDDRRFQAEDWRKNLPFDVLQQAYLINSRAFLGWVENMEGLPPASRDQMLFYARQLTSALSPSNYPVTNPEVLRITWERKGMNLVDGGRQLLEDVRQNPSLFNVGMTDRSAFEVGRNLATTPGKVVYQNELMQLIQYTPSTEKVSKRPLLIVPPWINKYYILDLTARNSFIQWLVNQGQTVFIISWRNPGPSLRNKGWDDYMQQGPLEAMAAVSEATGEDRMNVIGYCIGGTLLGSTLAWLKKKRRNPVASATYLTTLLDFSDPGGIGVFINDHSIRGIERMLARKGYLDGRAMAFTFNLLRENELFWSFWTNNYLKGEKPAAFDLLYWNTDGTNLPAKMHSFYLREMYLNNRLVQPDSLTVAGESINLSEIDVPSFFLSARQDHIAKWKTTYKGALVHGGNVRFVLSGSGHIAGVVNPPYKEKYGFWTNDTLSPDSDVWLDNAEHHPGSWWPHWLEWLGQYTGKPVPARVPGNGKLEVIEDAPGSYVRMKAAQAAST from the coding sequence GTGAGACGAAGCCAGGAGCAACTGGAGAAATGGCTGGGCGACACCGGCCTCATGGAAGACACCAAGTTGGCAACGCTGACAGAGATGTCCGATGCCTATCGGGCAATGGCAGAGGACTTGCTATTGCACCCGTTACGGTTCGCGGGTGCCGAGCTTGACCTGACTCGAAAACACCTTGCACTCAGCTATTACACCCTTGCCCGCGTGGTCGGAAAAGACAGGGAACCGGTTGTTGAAGCAGAGCGCGATGACCGCCGTTTCCAAGCCGAAGACTGGCGCAAGAACCTACCATTTGACGTGTTGCAACAGGCCTACCTGATCAATTCCAGAGCGTTCCTCGGATGGGTTGAAAACATGGAGGGTCTGCCGCCTGCTAGCCGTGACCAGATGTTGTTCTACGCCAGGCAACTGACCAGCGCACTCTCACCGTCCAATTACCCGGTGACGAATCCCGAGGTTCTGAGGATTACCTGGGAGCGCAAGGGCATGAATCTGGTGGATGGCGGTCGACAGTTACTGGAAGACGTACGCCAGAACCCGTCACTGTTCAACGTGGGCATGACTGACCGATCGGCGTTCGAGGTAGGCCGTAACCTGGCAACGACCCCGGGCAAAGTGGTGTACCAGAATGAACTGATGCAGCTGATCCAGTACACCCCGTCCACAGAAAAGGTGAGCAAACGACCCTTGCTGATCGTTCCCCCCTGGATCAACAAGTACTACATTCTGGACCTCACCGCCCGTAACTCGTTCATTCAATGGCTGGTCAATCAAGGCCAGACGGTATTTATCATATCCTGGCGAAATCCCGGGCCGTCCTTGCGAAACAAGGGCTGGGACGACTACATGCAACAGGGGCCGCTGGAGGCAATGGCGGCGGTTTCTGAAGCCACTGGTGAAGACCGGATGAATGTTATCGGGTACTGTATCGGCGGCACCCTGCTCGGCTCCACACTGGCATGGTTGAAGAAAAAGCGCCGTAACCCGGTGGCCAGTGCGACTTACCTGACGACGCTACTGGATTTTTCAGACCCGGGAGGCATCGGTGTCTTCATCAATGACCATTCAATCCGTGGCATTGAGAGGATGCTGGCACGCAAAGGTTACCTTGATGGCCGGGCCATGGCCTTTACCTTCAACCTTCTCAGAGAGAATGAGCTGTTCTGGTCTTTCTGGACCAACAACTACCTCAAGGGAGAAAAGCCCGCAGCATTCGACCTGTTGTACTGGAACACGGATGGCACCAACCTGCCGGCAAAAATGCACAGTTTTTACCTGCGTGAAATGTATCTGAATAATCGTCTGGTGCAGCCCGATTCCCTGACGGTGGCCGGCGAATCGATCAATCTTTCCGAGATCGATGTACCATCCTTTTTCCTCTCCGCACGACAGGATCACATTGCCAAGTGGAAAACGACCTACAAAGGTGCCCTCGTGCATGGGGGGAATGTGCGGTTTGTACTGTCAGGTTCCGGGCATATCGCGGGCGTGGTCAACCCGCCCTACAAGGAAAAGTATGGATTCTGGACCAACGACACCTTGTCACCGGATTCCGATGTATGGCTTGACAACGCTGAGCATCATCCCGGTTCCTGGTGGCCCCATTGGCTGGAATGGTTGGGCCAGTATACCGGTAAACCCGTGCCAGCACGGGTTCCCGGTAATGGCAAGCTGGAGGTCATTGAGGACGCTCCGGGCAGTTACGTAAGGATGAAAGCGGCCCAGGCGGCAAGCACCTGA
- a CDS encoding phasin family protein: MNNEMPQKANRLNETLFEQFSKAAEMQMNAFRRYADVAMDQARKVSEVRDLDGLKTLTGDQAETLKSLSEQFTSDWKAWQDYFTETREQVQKVFKDATPESPKARQTGEKTAGTAAAGKNAA; this comes from the coding sequence ATGAACAATGAGATGCCTCAAAAGGCAAACCGTCTCAATGAGACCCTTTTTGAACAGTTCAGCAAGGCTGCAGAAATGCAGATGAATGCCTTCCGGCGCTATGCGGATGTGGCGATGGATCAGGCCAGAAAAGTGTCAGAGGTGCGGGATCTCGACGGTCTGAAAACCCTGACTGGTGATCAGGCCGAAACCCTTAAATCACTCAGCGAGCAATTCACTTCTGACTGGAAAGCGTGGCAGGACTACTTCACCGAAACCCGCGAGCAGGTGCAGAAGGTGTTCAAGGATGCGACCCCGGAATCGCCGAAAGCCAGGCAGACTGGTGAGAAAACCGCAGGCACGGCGGCGGCCGGCAAGAACGCAGCCTGA
- a CDS encoding TraR/DksA family transcriptional regulator, with amino-acid sequence MTNRKSELETLRADLQARLSRYEAHQHREGGALEKDFEEQATQTQNDEVVDSLESETRAELTQVEHALERIENGVGDECESCGEAIDPRRLQVLPYTTVCIDCADD; translated from the coding sequence ATGACGAATCGAAAATCGGAACTGGAAACCCTGAGGGCGGATCTTCAGGCTCGTTTGTCTCGCTATGAAGCGCATCAGCATCGGGAAGGCGGTGCTTTGGAGAAAGACTTCGAAGAGCAGGCAACCCAGACTCAGAACGACGAAGTGGTTGACTCCCTCGAATCGGAAACCCGAGCTGAGCTGACTCAGGTTGAACACGCACTTGAGCGAATTGAGAATGGGGTGGGGGATGAATGTGAGTCCTGTGGCGAAGCAATTGACCCCCGTCGATTGCAGGTGTTGCCCTACACGACTGTCTGTATTGACTGTGCAGATGACTGA
- a CDS encoding ABC transporter ATP-binding protein, which produces MSRLPVFQTRGLTKTYDQGEVQVRALRGVDLDLYPGELIVMLGASGSGKSTLLNILGGLDVPTAGQVRYCDEELGDAGDRKLTQYRREHVGFVFQFYNLIPSLTARENVAAVTEIASNPMSPEEALALVGLQDRMDHFPAQLSGGEQQRVAIARAVAKRPNVLLCDEPTGALDSKTGILVLEALNKANRETGTTTVIITHNASIAGMGDRVITMSDGNISGERRNDQRQDPRTLSW; this is translated from the coding sequence ATGAGCCGACTACCTGTTTTCCAGACACGGGGGCTGACCAAGACATACGATCAGGGTGAGGTTCAGGTCCGAGCTCTGCGGGGGGTTGATCTTGACCTGTACCCAGGTGAACTGATCGTGATGCTGGGCGCTTCCGGCTCCGGTAAATCCACATTGCTGAACATTCTGGGGGGGCTGGATGTGCCAACCGCCGGCCAGGTCCGTTACTGCGATGAAGAACTGGGTGACGCCGGAGACCGCAAACTGACACAGTACCGCCGGGAGCATGTGGGTTTTGTCTTTCAGTTCTACAACCTGATTCCCAGCCTTACCGCCCGTGAAAATGTCGCCGCCGTGACCGAAATAGCCAGCAACCCCATGTCTCCGGAAGAGGCTCTGGCGTTAGTGGGGTTGCAGGACCGAATGGACCACTTCCCCGCACAGCTGTCGGGTGGAGAGCAACAACGGGTAGCCATTGCCCGCGCAGTCGCCAAGCGTCCAAACGTTCTGCTGTGCGATGAGCCAACGGGAGCGCTGGATTCAAAAACCGGGATTCTCGTGCTCGAAGCCCTGAACAAAGCGAATAGGGAAACCGGAACGACCACAGTAATTATTACCCACAATGCCTCAATTGCCGGCATGGGCGACAGGGTGATCACGATGTCGGACGGCAACATCAGTGGTGAACGGCGCAATGACCAGCGCCAGGATCCGCGAACCTTGAGCTGGTAG
- a CDS encoding ABC transporter permease, whose protein sequence is MSFFSSALNTKLRRELWQMRGQVLAIALVIAGGVAVCVMSLLNYSSLSATRSQYYDEHQFAEIFASLKRAPKHVLHEVSAIPGITRFTGRVEGGAKLEIPGFSDPVSARLVSLPPGGQPDVNRLFIRKGHLPAPGRSRDVAVIGSFAEAHDLQLGDQFSAIINGRRQLLTISGIVESPEFIYVIPPGGMLPDYERFGVLWMSEEALAAAMDMKGAFNSLLVRTDPGHPVASVIDALDRLLDRYGATGAYGRDDQFSHRFLNDELSQLKTMATVFPLIFMSVAMFLLNVVISRLISTQRDIIAVLKAFGYTNRQIAWHYTKLVLTIAVIGFALGLGLGVWLGAGLGEMYMQYYRFPGLLLTINPVWIFLLAGISFVVAWLGGWRAISQAAALPPAEAMRPEGPARFRVTLAEKWLSTIRFSQPSRMIVRQTARRPLRSLLSMMGVAMATAIIMVGNFQFDSVSLMVHTQFARVQQQDLTATLTDPLNASILFTLQRQPGIRYAEGRRTVAARLVNGHRTWRSAVTGIPASAGLQFVVDKNLESVVLPRKGLLLTDYLARELSVEPGDNLDIEILEGDRRTISVPVAGTTSEFLGVGAYMDLSALNRALGEGPLINQALINVDPAFENEVYQQLRDTPGVLGVSIRQAMLDSFFQTLAKTFLTFTFFNSLLGGIIAFGVIYNTVRISLAEKGRELASLRVLGYTHNEVAHILLGEMALLLLVGIPLGWLIGEGLALLIITAMQTELYRVPLTITSQTLGISATVVILSALGSGFIAWWRLRKLDLVAVLKTRE, encoded by the coding sequence ATGTCCTTCTTCAGCAGCGCCCTGAACACCAAGTTGCGCCGTGAACTCTGGCAGATGCGGGGCCAGGTTCTGGCTATCGCCCTTGTGATTGCCGGTGGTGTGGCTGTGTGTGTCATGTCGCTGCTTAATTATTCGTCCCTTTCAGCAACTCGTAGCCAGTATTATGACGAGCATCAGTTTGCGGAGATTTTTGCCTCTCTGAAGCGTGCACCAAAGCATGTGTTGCACGAGGTGTCTGCGATACCGGGCATTACGCGGTTTACCGGCAGGGTTGAGGGTGGTGCCAAGCTGGAGATTCCCGGATTCTCGGACCCGGTGTCTGCAAGACTGGTATCCCTGCCACCCGGCGGACAACCGGATGTTAACCGGCTTTTTATCCGCAAAGGGCATTTGCCCGCGCCTGGCCGAAGCCGCGACGTTGCAGTCATCGGTAGTTTTGCCGAGGCTCATGACTTACAGCTCGGTGACCAGTTTTCTGCAATTATCAATGGTCGCCGGCAATTGCTGACCATCTCCGGTATTGTTGAATCGCCCGAGTTTATCTATGTCATACCTCCGGGAGGGATGCTCCCGGACTATGAACGTTTTGGTGTGCTCTGGATGAGCGAGGAGGCCCTGGCCGCCGCCATGGATATGAAAGGCGCCTTCAATAGCCTGCTTGTGCGCACTGACCCAGGCCATCCGGTGGCATCGGTGATTGATGCGCTGGACCGGTTGCTGGATCGCTATGGTGCCACAGGTGCCTATGGCCGTGATGATCAGTTTTCACACCGGTTTCTCAATGACGAACTGAGCCAGCTCAAAACCATGGCGACGGTTTTTCCGCTGATCTTCATGAGCGTCGCGATGTTTCTGCTTAATGTGGTGATCAGTCGGCTGATCAGTACCCAGCGGGACATCATTGCGGTGTTGAAGGCCTTTGGTTACACCAACCGTCAGATCGCCTGGCACTACACCAAGCTTGTGCTCACCATCGCCGTGATCGGATTTGCGCTTGGTCTGGGGCTGGGCGTTTGGCTTGGAGCCGGGCTCGGTGAGATGTACATGCAGTACTACCGTTTCCCGGGACTGCTTTTAACAATTAATCCCGTCTGGATTTTCCTCCTTGCCGGGATTTCGTTTGTGGTGGCCTGGCTGGGTGGCTGGCGGGCAATCAGTCAGGCTGCGGCACTGCCCCCAGCGGAAGCCATGCGCCCCGAGGGGCCTGCTCGATTTCGCGTTACCCTTGCTGAAAAATGGCTATCGACCATACGCTTCAGCCAGCCCTCCCGGATGATTGTCCGGCAGACTGCGCGTCGACCACTTCGGTCCTTATTGTCTATGATGGGTGTCGCTATGGCGACGGCCATTATTATGGTGGGTAATTTTCAGTTTGATTCTGTTTCGCTGATGGTGCACACCCAGTTTGCGCGAGTTCAGCAGCAGGATCTCACCGCAACCCTGACAGATCCACTCAACGCGTCGATACTTTTCACCTTGCAGAGACAACCGGGTATTCGCTACGCAGAGGGCAGACGAACGGTTGCCGCGAGGCTGGTGAACGGGCATCGAACATGGCGAAGCGCAGTAACCGGCATTCCGGCCAGCGCGGGGTTGCAGTTCGTGGTGGACAAGAATCTCGAATCGGTTGTTCTACCTCGCAAGGGGCTTCTGCTGACCGATTACCTGGCGCGGGAACTGTCGGTGGAGCCGGGTGATAATCTGGACATCGAGATACTTGAAGGAGATCGCCGAACCATTTCAGTGCCGGTTGCAGGCACCACCAGCGAGTTTCTTGGTGTAGGTGCTTATATGGATCTAAGTGCCCTCAACCGCGCGCTGGGTGAGGGGCCTCTGATTAATCAGGCACTGATAAACGTGGATCCGGCCTTTGAGAACGAGGTGTATCAGCAGCTAAGAGACACGCCAGGTGTGTTGGGTGTCAGTATTCGGCAAGCTATGCTCGATAGTTTTTTCCAGACCCTGGCCAAGACGTTCCTGACATTTACGTTCTTTAATAGTTTGCTGGGGGGGATTATCGCATTCGGTGTGATTTACAACACAGTGCGCATTTCGTTAGCAGAAAAGGGGCGTGAGCTGGCAAGTCTGCGGGTCTTGGGGTACACCCATAACGAAGTGGCTCACATTCTGCTTGGCGAAATGGCCTTACTTCTGTTGGTAGGCATTCCGTTGGGGTGGCTGATTGGTGAAGGGCTGGCACTTCTTATTATCACCGCCATGCAGACAGAGCTTTACCGTGTTCCGCTGACAATTACGTCCCAGACGCTGGGCATTTCGGCCACGGTAGTCATACTTTCGGCGCTCGGTTCGGGTTTTATTGCCTGGTGGCGGCTCAGGAAGCTGGATCTTGTGGCGGTTCTTAAAACCCGGGAGTAA
- a CDS encoding efflux RND transporter periplasmic adaptor subunit produces MAEKRSAGKWIFWAVFTVLGLVAVFVTLRPDPVWVDLATVTRGELEVTITEEGKTRVKDRYLVSSPVAGYQHRVPLDVGDPVTPGQLLTQVEPMPASVLDARSRAEAEAMVGAARSALNSARQKVAVARAEADLAKKELARLQALSDDHFVSDERLQQVASASDRAQAILRSATFDEEVMAHELQAARTRLEVSAARSSGNGAIEKVAIQSPVNGAILGIVRKSEGVVQAGEAILEVGDPAALEVVVDVLSFDAVKLSPGVPVHLTGWGGKTLDAAVRRVEPVGFEDVSALGVEEQRVQVLADIVSPAEDWASLGDGYRVDATFVLWSTENALQVPSSAIFRHNGKDHVFRAVDGIAELAEITAGRSNGLYTVVTSGLNEGDSVVRHPGRQLEAGARLRER; encoded by the coding sequence ATGGCAGAAAAACGATCTGCAGGAAAGTGGATTTTTTGGGCAGTGTTTACTGTGCTCGGACTGGTTGCGGTCTTCGTTACGCTGCGTCCTGATCCGGTCTGGGTGGACCTGGCAACCGTTACCCGTGGGGAGCTGGAGGTCACCATCACCGAGGAAGGTAAGACCCGGGTAAAAGATCGTTATCTGGTATCGTCGCCGGTGGCGGGTTATCAGCACCGAGTGCCACTCGATGTTGGGGATCCGGTTACGCCCGGTCAATTGCTTACACAGGTAGAGCCCATGCCTGCCAGCGTTCTTGATGCCCGCAGCCGGGCGGAGGCTGAGGCCATGGTCGGGGCTGCCAGATCTGCGTTGAATTCCGCCCGGCAGAAAGTCGCAGTGGCCAGGGCGGAAGCCGATCTCGCGAAAAAGGAACTGGCCCGGTTACAAGCGCTCAGTGATGATCACTTTGTCTCGGACGAGCGTCTCCAGCAGGTTGCGTCTGCATCCGACCGAGCTCAGGCGATTCTGCGTTCAGCAACATTTGACGAAGAAGTAATGGCGCATGAACTTCAGGCCGCCCGGACTCGTCTAGAGGTTTCCGCGGCACGGTCGTCCGGTAACGGAGCCATCGAAAAAGTTGCGATCCAGTCGCCGGTAAACGGTGCCATTCTTGGGATCGTCCGCAAGAGTGAGGGTGTTGTCCAGGCGGGGGAGGCCATTCTCGAAGTCGGGGACCCGGCAGCATTGGAAGTGGTTGTGGATGTGCTCAGTTTTGACGCTGTAAAACTTTCACCCGGGGTGCCGGTTCATCTTACCGGGTGGGGCGGTAAAACTCTGGACGCTGCGGTACGTCGTGTTGAGCCTGTTGGGTTTGAAGACGTGTCTGCTCTGGGCGTAGAAGAACAAAGGGTCCAGGTGCTGGCCGATATTGTCAGCCCGGCAGAGGACTGGGCGAGCCTGGGAGACGGTTATCGGGTAGACGCTACGTTCGTCCTTTGGTCAACCGAAAATGCGCTGCAGGTTCCGTCTTCCGCCATATTCAGGCACAACGGGAAGGATCACGTATTCCGGGCCGTGGACGGGATAGCCGAACTTGCGGAGATTACGGCAGGCAGAAGCAATGGTTTGTATACCGTGGTTACTTCCGGGCTGAACGAGGGCGACAGTGTGGTGCGCCACCCCGGCCGTCAGTTGGAAGCTGGCGCGCGGCTCAGGGAGAGGTAG